CTTCCAGAACATGCCGATGATGAAGGTGGCGAAGAGCGGCGCGTTGAAGACCGAGAAGAGCGCCTGGATGTAGTTCATGATGTTGCTGAAGCCGGCGGCGATGAACGCCGTGCCGATGCCGGCGACCACCCCGACCACCGTGGCGATCCGCCCGATCCGCAGGTAGTACTCGTCCGAGCGGTCCCGTCGGACGTACGCCTGCCAGATGTCGTACGTGAAGACGGTGTTGAAGCCGCTCACGTTGGCCGCCATGCCGGCCATGAAGGACGCGACCAGGCCGGTCACCGCGACGCCCAGCACGCCGTTGGGGAGCAGGTCGCGCATCAGCAGCGGGATCGCGTTGTTGTAGACCAGGTCGCCGGACTCGGCGCCCAGCCCCTTCACGGTGACCAGGGCGATCAGGCCGGGGATCACGGTGACCGCCGGGATCAGCAGCTTCGGGTACGCGGCGATGATCGGCGTACGCCGGGCGGCGCTCATGTTCTTGGCCGACAGCGCGCGCTGCACCTCGGCGAAGTTGGTGGTCCAGTAGCCGAAGGAGAGCACGAAGCCGAGCCCGAAGACGATGCCGAGCCAGTGCGCGCCGAGCGGGTTGTCGGTGCTGCCGGTGCCCTGCCAGGCGTGCAGGCCGGCCTCGCCGAGCTTCGAGCCGCGGACGGCGTCCATCAGGCCGTTCACCCCGCCGACCTTCACCAGGCCGAGCACCGTGATCGGCACCAGACCGGCCACGATCACGAAGAACTGGAGCACCTCGTTGTAGATCGCGCCGGAGAGCCCGCCGATGGTGATGTACGCCAGCACGATCACCGCGCCGATGATGATCGCCACCCAGAGCGGCCAGCCGAGCAGCGCCTGCATGATCAGCGCCAGGGCGTACAGGTTCACCCCGGCGATCAGCATCTGGGCCACCGCGAAGGTGATCGCGTTGAGCAGGTGGGTCGGCCGGTTGAACCGCAGCCGCAGGTACTCCGGGACGCTGCGGACCCGGGAGCCGTAGTAGAAGGGCATCATCACGATGCCGAGGAAGACCATCGCCGGCACCGCGCCGATCCAGTAGTAGTGGACCGTCATCGCGCCGTACTGGGCGCCGTTGGCCGCCATCCCGATGATCTCCAGGGCACCGAGGTTCGCCGAGACGAACGCCAGGCCGGTCACCCAGGCGGGCAGCGAACGCCCGGAGAGGAAGAAGTCGACGCTGGTCCGGATCGCCCGGCGGGCGGCGAAGCCGACCCCCAGCACCGTGACGAAATAGAGCGCCAGAATGCCGTAGTCCAGCGCGTTCATGTTCAACCGCAGCCCGCTGCCGTCACCCATCCGGTCACCCCTCGATCACGCCGCGCCACTGGTGCGCCCGCTTCTACCCCGGATCCGGACTTTCATGCCTGGCGGGACGGAAGCGGACAGCCCGACGCCCCCGACCCGAATCGGCCGGGGGCGTCCGTCAGCGGTTCAGCGACCGAGGACCCGGTCCAGGAAGTCCCGGTAGCCGCGTACGGCCACCCGCAGCTGCTCGGTGTCCGCCGAGCCGGACTCCTGCCAGCCGCCCAACGTGCTCTTCTGCGCGCGCAGGGCGGCCGAGAGCGCCTCGATGGCCTCCTCGACCAGGGACTGCGCCTCACCGACGGCGGCCCGCGGATCGTCCACGAAGCGGAGCTGGACGTTGCGCCAGCGGTCCCGGAAGCCCTGCGCGGTCGCCGGCTCGAAGAGCGTGGCGGCGTCCGCCGGCACCGCGCCCGGCGTGGGGCGGGCCGCCCCGGCCAGGGCGCCGGCCGCCGCGGCGCCGGTCAGCCCCGCGCCGGCCGTCCCGGTCTCCGTGTCCGGGTCGACCATCGTGGGTTCGGCGCTGCCGTACCCGACGGCCCC
This genomic interval from Micromonospora sp. CCTCC AA 2012012 contains the following:
- a CDS encoding sodium:solute symporter family protein, whose amino-acid sequence is MGDGSGLRLNMNALDYGILALYFVTVLGVGFAARRAIRTSVDFFLSGRSLPAWVTGLAFVSANLGALEIIGMAANGAQYGAMTVHYYWIGAVPAMVFLGIVMMPFYYGSRVRSVPEYLRLRFNRPTHLLNAITFAVAQMLIAGVNLYALALIMQALLGWPLWVAIIIGAVIVLAYITIGGLSGAIYNEVLQFFVIVAGLVPITVLGLVKVGGVNGLMDAVRGSKLGEAGLHAWQGTGSTDNPLGAHWLGIVFGLGFVLSFGYWTTNFAEVQRALSAKNMSAARRTPIIAAYPKLLIPAVTVIPGLIALVTVKGLGAESGDLVYNNAIPLLMRDLLPNGVLGVAVTGLVASFMAGMAANVSGFNTVFTYDIWQAYVRRDRSDEYYLRIGRIATVVGVVAGIGTAFIAAGFSNIMNYIQALFSVFNAPLFATFIIGMFWKRMSALAGFWSLLSGTVVAVATYLLYKLGALSFNSDLEESFWGAGLAFVTVAVVAAVITPLTRPKRNEELEGLVYGMGGVDLKGDVLAGDRVWWRSPVLLGAIAVVLAALFYIPVF